One segment of Acropora muricata isolate sample 2 chromosome 8, ASM3666990v1, whole genome shotgun sequence DNA contains the following:
- the LOC136926335 gene encoding chymotrypsinogen A-like — translation MKSAYLVTAAFFIFGITETQACGMSKEDLRKRVVNGKDATPHSWPWMVSLRHKGRHICGGSLIKGNWVVTAAHCVARNPSIGGYTVVVGAHNRRGTTRFQRSYGLKKIIVHKQYHRTHLRNDIAVLQLGKSIDGSLHVNVVCLPKAGDRVKPGKKCYITGWGRTVGGGNSAITLQEAVLPVSDIHSCSKTNAGSFAVDDKTMLCAGGEGIAGGCQGDSGGSFVCKERGRYFLRGIVSWGHPNCRTDHFTVFARVSNFIDWINDKTSELLPSTH, via the exons ATGAAATCTGCCTATCTGGTCACTGCtgccttttttatttttggaatcACAGAAACTCAAG CATGCGGAATGAGCAAAGAAGACTTGCGCAAGCGAGTTGTGAATGGCAAAGATGCCACTCCTCATTCCTGGCCGTGGATGGTTTCTCTCAGGCACAAAGGACGCCATATCTGCGGTGGGTCTTTGATAAAAGGCAATTGGGTTGTCACAGCTGCTCATTGCGTTGCAAGAAACCCCTCAATCGGTGGTTACACAGTTGTAGTAG GCGCTCACAATCGTAGAGGGACAACTCGGTTTCAAAGGAGCTATGGTTTAAAGAAGATTATCGTCCATAAACAATACCATCGCACACATTTGCGAAATGATATTGCAGTTCTGCAATTGGGAAAATCCATTGATGGCAGTTTGCACGTTAACGTAGTATGCTTACCAAAAGCAGGGGACAGAGTGAAACCGGGAAAGAAGTGCTACATTACAG GATGGGGAAGAACTGTCGGCGGTGGAAACAGTGCCATTACTTTACAAGAAGCTGTTTTACCAGTGTCTGACATTCACAGTTGTTCCAAAACAAATGCGGGAAGCTTTGCAGTCGACGACAAAACTATGTTATGTGCCGGAGGCGAAGGCATTGCAGGAGGCTGTCAG GGAGACAGTGGAGGCTCGTTTGTCTGTAAAGAACGTGGAAGATACTTCCTAAGAGGAATTGTAAGCTGGGGACACCCAAACTGTAGGACAGATCACTTTACAGTGTTTGCCCGTGTAAGCAACTTCATTGATTGGATCAATGATAAGACATCAG AGTTACTACCATCCACGCACTGA